A single genomic interval of Cucumis sativus cultivar 9930 chromosome 5, Cucumber_9930_V3, whole genome shotgun sequence harbors:
- the LOC101221140 gene encoding uncharacterized protein LOC101221140: MDYERILKPQPPGGGGFSPGKLRNMLLGLEKKRKEEEEELGSIYDLRSQALQIDEAGCSASDICKDVDVVSVLPECSTSKKADLLVSEMVSEHRLKDNAYNSRLRMQDEPSFDYDSGQDGSTLLTSAFEFQKSERSARVPLGPFSKPAPSKWDDAQKWIASPTSNRPKTGQSQTQGGHLFGSRKLGIGLGSRQPSLKVVVEVPDQKVTAFEEPDTKQIDSHEANIGNVAQKFVSWDANPCAVADSNGKPVLMIESSVGESAISLSQHDSSLAIQTSTTFIPPPTTARSVSMRDMGTEMTPIASQEPSRTGTPVRATTPMRSPTSSVPSTPGRATSSPTAAPNDRVDTNKELSEKEIQLKTRREIVVLGTQLGKLNIAAWASKEEEEKDASTSLKTVATEQPTKSVIETRAAAWEEAEKAKYMARFKREEMKIQAWENHQKAKTEAEMRRVEVKIERMRGQAHDRLTNKLAAVRHKAEEKLAAAEAKRNRQAAIAEQQADHIRQTGRIPSLFSCFYCCS, from the exons ATGGACTACGAGAGGATTCTCAAGCCTCAG CCTCCCGGTGGAGGGGGGTTTTCACCTGGGAAGCTTAGGAATATGTTGCTTGGcttggagaagaagaggaaggaggaagaggaagagctTGGATCCATTTACGATTTGAGATCTCAAGCTTTGCAGATCGATGAGGCgg GCTGTAGCGCATCTGATATTTGCAAAGATGTGGATGTGGTCAGTGTTCTTCCAGAGTGCTCGACTTCAAAAAAAGCTGATTTACTGGTTTCTGAGATGGTTAGTGAGCATAGATTGAAGGATAATGCTTATAATTCACGACTTAGGATGCAAGACGAGCCTTCTTTTGATTATGACAGTGGGCAGGATGGTTCAACTCTGCTCACTTCAGCCTTTGAGTTCCAGAAGTCAGAGAGGTCCGCACGAGTTCCCCTGGGACCCTTCTCTAAGCCAGCACCATCCAAATGGGATGATGCTCAGAAGTGGATTGCTAGCCCTACTTCAAATAGACCCAAAACAGGGCAATCTCAGACACAAGGTGGACATCTTTTTGGATCACGAAAACTAGGTATTGGTCTTGGGAGTCGTCAACCATCTTTGAAGGTTGTGGTTGAAGTTCCAGATCAGAAAGTGACTGCTTTTGAGGAACCGGATACAAAGCAGATTGATAGTCACGAAGCTAACATTGGAAATGTTGCTCAGAAGTTTGTTTCTTGGGATGCAAATCCATGCGCAGTAGCAGATTCAAATGGCAAGCCTGTGTTGATGATTGAGAGCTCTGTTGGAGAGTCAGCAA TTAGTCTCAGCCAACATGATTCATCTCTGGCCATTCAGACTTCAACTACATTTATTCCTCCTCCCACAACCGCTCGTTCTGTCTCAATGAGAGATATGGGTACAGAGATGACACCTATAGCAAGTCAAGAACCTTCCAGGACTGGAACTCCTGTGAGAGCAACAACACCAATGCGTAGTCCCACTTCTTCAGTACCATCAACTCCTGGTAGAGCAACTTCATCTCCGACCGCTGCCCCTAATGACCGTGTAGATACTAACAAAGAGTTATCTGAAAAGGAGATACAGTTAAAAACTAGAAGAGAGATTGTGGTCCTCGGTACGCAATTAGGGAAACTGAACATTGCTGCATGGGCTAgcaaggaagaggaagaaaaagatgcATCGACATCACTTAAAACTGTTGCAACCGAACAACCAACTAAAAGTGTGATAGAAACACGAGCAGCAGCATGGGAGGAGGCTGAAAAAGCCAAGTATATGGCTAG GTTCAAACGTGAAGAGATGAAGATTCAAGCATGGGAAAATCATCAGAAAGCAAAAACAGAAGCTGAAATGAGGAGAGTTGAG gtgaaaatagaaagaatgaGAGGACAAGCACATGATAGGCTTACAAACAAACTAGCAGCAGTGAGGCACAAAGCTGAAGAAAAGCTAGCAGCAGCGGAAGCGAAGAGAAACCGCCAAGCTGCAATAGCTGAACAACAAGCAGATCATATTCGCCAAACTGGTCGTAttccttctttattttcttgcttCTATTGTTGctcttga